One window from the genome of Vicugna pacos chromosome 23, VicPac4, whole genome shotgun sequence encodes:
- the PRG4 gene encoding proteoglycan 4, with amino-acid sequence MEWKILPIYLLLLPSVFLIQQVSSQDISSCAGRCGEGYSRDAICNCDYNCQHYMECCPDFKKVCTMELSCKGRCFESFARGRECDCDSDCKKYGKCCPDYETFCEEVHNPTSPPSSKTAPPPPGASQTMKSTNKRSPKSPNKKKTKKVIESEEITEEHSVSENQESSSSSSSSSSTIWKVKSSKNSSANRELKKKPKVKDKKKRPPKRKLTPEPPGVEAGSGLDSGDFKLTPTPDIPTTQRNKVTPTPKITTLTPTITKPSLPPNSDTTKETSSIANKETTVETKETSSTKKQTSPSAKEKTKESRSAEKTPTEDFAPTPEVSTTSKPKAEPITKSPAPTSPKEPAPTTPKEPAPTTKEPAPTTPKPAPTTHKEPAPTTPKEPTPTPKEPAPTTTKEPAPTTPKEPALTTPKEPAPTTPKELAPTTTKEPAPTTPKEPAPTTPKELAPTTTKEPAPTTPKESAPTTTKEPAPTTPKEPAATTPKEPAPTTPKEPAPTTPKELAPTTTKEPAPTTPKELAPTTTKESAPTTTKEPAPTTTKEPAPTTPKEPAPTTPKEPAPTTPKEPAPTTPKEPAPTTTKEPAPTTPKEPAPTIPKEPAPTTPKEPAPTTPKEPAPTTPKELAPTTTKEPAPTTPKEPAPTTTKEPAPTTPKELAPTTPKEPAPTTPKEPAPTTPKELAPTTPKEPAPTTTKEPAPTTPKEPAATTPKEPAPTTPKEPAPTTPKEPATTPKEPAPATPKELAPTTPKEPAPTTPKEPATTPKEPAPATPKELAPTTPKEPAPTTPKEPATTPKEPAPATPKEPAPTTTKKPDSTTTTKEPAPTTRNEPAPTTPKEPAPTSPKEPAPATSREPAPTTPKELTPSSPETPAPTTSKASTSPTTTEPSTTPKKPAESTPEFPVELTPKPLGNRPKEPTVPTIKSPQVTKPEITPTAKDKATAKDIQTTPETTTAAPKAVTETATKTEEKTTESRITSTTTQVTSTATEDTTTSSKITPKATLAPKVMTATKRTTGKAVSKPEQTTATPKGTATSSKVTTPKPQKPTKAPRKPTSTRKPKTPRVKKPKTTPAPPKTTTSAKPTSSPTSLAEATLQSTTSPNLTPKPEIIEVNPDNEGADAAGEKPHVIPRPPVLTPIVIPGSDFIVRGPSQGIGISPMFPDETNLCNGRPVDGMTTLRNGTLVAFRGHYFWMLNPFSPPSPPRRITEVWGIPSPIDTVFTRCNCEGKTFFFKDSQYWRFTNDIKDAGYPKLISKGFGGLHGKIVAALSIAKYKDRPESVYFFKRGGSIQQYTYKQEPIKKCTGRRPAINYPVYGAMTQVRRRRFERATGPSQILHTIRIHHSPIKVSYQDKGFLHNEVKVSMLWRGLPNLVTSAISLPSVRKPDGYDYYAFSKDQYYNLDVPSRTARAIIVRPGQTLSTVWYNCP; translated from the exons ATGGAGTGGAAAATACTTCCCATTTACTTGTTGCTGCTGCCTTCTGTTTTCTTGATTCAGCAAGTTTCTTCTCAAG ATATATCAAGCTGTGCAGGGAGATGTGGGGAAGGGTATTCTAGAGATGCCATCTGCAACTGTGATTATAACTGTCAACACTACATGGAGTGCTGCCCCGACTTCAAGAAAGTCTGCACGATGG AGCTTTCCTGTAAAGGCCGCTGCTTCGAGAGCTTTGCAAGAGGGAGGGAGTGCGACTGTGACTCAGACTGTAAGAAGTACGGCAAGTGCTGCCCCGATTATGAGACCTTTTGTGAGGAAG TGCATAATCCCACATCACCACCATCTTCAAAGACTGCACCTCCGCCTCCAGGAGCATCTCAAACCATGAAATCAACAAACAAACGTTCACCCAAATCACCAAACAAGAAGAAGACTAAGAAAGTTATAGAATCAGAGGAAATAACAGAAG aacattctgtttctgaaaatcaagagtcttcctcctcctcttcctcttcctcttcaacTATTTGGAAAGTCAAGTCTTCTAAAAATTCATCTGCTAATAGAGAATTAAAGAAGAAACCCAAAG taaaagacaagaagaaaagaCCTCCTAAAAGGAAACTTACCCCAGAGCCACCAGGTGTAGAAGCTGGAAGTGGGCTGGACAGTGGTGACTTCAAGCTCACCCCAACTCCTGACATTCCTACCACCCAACGTAACAAAGTTACCCCAACTCCCAAAATTACAACTCTAACACCAACAATTACTAAACCCAGTCTTCCACCTAATTCTGATACAACCAAAGAGACTTCTTCAATAGCCAATAAGGAGACAACAGTTGAAACTAAGGAGACTTCTTCAACAAAGAAGCAGACCTCACctagtgcaaaagagaagactAAAGAGTCACGAAGTGCAGAGAAAACACCTACTGAAGATTTTGCACCCACGCCTGAAGTTTCTACTACATCTAAACCCAAAGCTGAACCTATAACCAAATCCCCTGCTCCCACCTCTCCCAAGGAGCCTGCACCTACCACCCCCAAGGAACCTGCACCCACCACCAAGGAGCCTGCACCCACCACTCCCAAG CCTGCACCCACCACCCACAAGGAGCCTGCACCCACCACTCCCAAGGAACCAACTCCCACCCCCAAGGAGCCTGCACCCACCACCACCAAGGAGCctgcacccaccacccccaaggaGCCAGCTCTCACCACCCCCAAGGAGCctgcacccaccacccccaaggaactagctcccaccaccaccaaggagcctgcacccaccacccccaaggagcctgcacccaccacccccaaggaactagctcccaccaccaccaaggagcctgcacccaccacccccaaggaGTCTGCTCCCACCACAACCAAGGAGCCTGCACCCACCACTCCCAAGgagcctgcagccaccacccccAAGGAGCCAGCTCCCACCACCCCCAAGGAGCctgcacccaccacccccaaggaactagctcccaccaccaccaaggagcctgcacccaccacccccaaggaactagctcccaccaccaccaaggaGTCTGCACCCACCACCACCAAGGAGCCTGCACCCACCACTACCAAGGAGCctgcacccaccacccccaaggagcctgcacccaccacccccaaggagcctgcacccaccacccccaaggagcctgcacccaccacccccaaggaGCCTGCACCCACCACCACCAAGGAGCCTGCTCCCACCACCCCCAAGGAGCCTGCACCCACCATCCCCAAGGAGCCAGCTCCCACCACCCCCAAGGAGCCAGCTCCCACCACCCCCAAGGAGCctgcacccaccacccccaaggaactagctcccaccaccaccaaggaGCCTGCACCCACCACTCCCAAGGAGCCTGCACCCACCACCACCAAGGAGCCTGCTCCCACCACCCCCAAGGAACTAGCTCCCACCACCCCCAAGGAGCctgcacccaccacccccaaggagcctgcacccaccacccccaaggaACTAGCTCCCACCACCCCCAAGGAGCCTGCTCCCACCACAACCAAGGAGCCTGCACCCACCACTCCCAAGgagcctgcagccaccacccccAAGGAGCCAGCTCCCACCACCCCCAAGGAGCctgcacccaccacccccaaggaACCAGCTACCACCCCCAAGGAGCCAGCTCCCGCCACCCCCAAGGAACTAGCTCCCACCACCCCCAAGGAGCctgcacccaccacccccaaggaACCAGCTACCACCCCCAAGGAGCCAGCTCCCGCCACCCCCAAGGAACTAGCTCCCACCACCCCCAAGGAGCctgcacccaccacccccaaggaACCAGCTACCACCCCCAAGGAGCCAGCTCCCGCCACCCCCAAGGAACCAGCTCCCACCACCACTAAGAAGCCTGATTCCACTACCACCACCAAGGAGCCAGCTCCCACCACCCGCAATGAGCctgcacccaccacccccaaggaGCCAGCTCCTAccagccccaaggagcctgcACCTGCTACCTCCAGGGAACctgcacccaccacccccaaggaACTCACTCCAAGTTCTCCTGAGACACCTGCTCCAACCACCTCAAAGGCCTCTACTTCACCTACTACCACGGAGCCTTCTACTACTCCCAAGAAACCTGCTGAATCAACTCCTGAGTTTCCAGTGGAACTCACACCAAAGCCTCTTGGAAACCGTCCTAAGGAGCCTACTGTACCTACAATCAAGTCTCCTCAAGTGACCAAGCCTGAGATAACTCCAACAGCTAAAGACAAGGCCACAGCAAAAGACATACAAACTACACCGGAAACGACAACTGCCGCACCTAAGGCTGTAACAGAGACAGCaactaaaacagaagaaaagaccaCTGAGTCCAGAATAACAAGTACAACCACACAAGTAACATCTACCGCAACTGAAGATACCACGACATCCTCCAAAATTACTCCTAAAGCAACTCTCGCACCCAAAGTCATGACTGCAACAAAAAGGACAACTGGAAAGGCTGTGAGCAAACCTGAACAAACAACAGCTACACCAAAAGGTACAGCCACTAGTTCTAAAGTGACAACCCCTAAACCCCAAAAGCCAACCAAAGCACCCAGAAAGCCCACTTCTACCAGAAAGCCAAAAACACCCAGAGTGAAAAAGCCGAAGACCACACCAGCTCCCCCAAAGACGACGACGTCAGCAAAGCCTACATCGAGCCCTACCTCTTTAGCAGAAGCCACGCTGCAAAGCACCACCAGCCCTAACCTGACTCCCAAACCAGAAATAATTGAAGTAAATCCAGACAATGAAGGTGCAGATGCTGCTGGAGAAAAACCTCACGTGATTCCCAGGCCCCCTGTGTTAACTCCCATAGTGATTCCAGGCTCTGATTTCATAGTGAGAGGACCCAGTCAAGGCATTGGCATCAGCCCCATGTTTCCAG atgAGACTAATTTATGCAACGGTAGGCCAGTAGATGGAATGACTACTTTGCGCAATGGGACATTAGTTGCATTTCGAG GTCATTATTTCTGGATGCTAAATCCGTTCAGTCCACCATCTCCACCTCGTAGAATTACTGAAGTTTGGGGCATTCCCTCCCCCATTGATACTGTTTTTACTAGATGCAATTGTGAAGGAAAAACTTTCTTCTTTAAG GATTCTCAGTATTGGCGTTTCaccaatgatataaaagatgCAGGGTATCCTAAACTGATTTCCAAAGGATTTGGAGGACTACATGGAAAAATAGTGGCAGCTCTCTCAATAGCTAAGTACAAGGACAGACCTGAATCTGTGTATTTTTTCAAGAGAG GTGGCAGCATTCAGCAGTATACTTATAAACAGGAACCCATCAAAAAGTGCACTGGAAGAAGGCCTGCTATAAATTATCCAGTGTACGGAGCAATGACACAGGTCAGGAGACGTCGCTTTGAACGTGCGACAGGACCTTCTCAAATTTTACACACCATCCGAATTCACCATTCACCCATCAAAGTCTCTTATCAAGACAAAG GTTTCCTCCATAACGAAGTTAAAGTGAGCATGCTGTGGAGAGGACTTCCAAATCTGGTTACTTCAGCTATATCACTGCCCAGTGTCAGAAAACCAGATGGCTACGATTACTATGCCTTTTCTAAAG atCAATATTATAACCTCGATGTGCCTAGCAGGACAGCAAGAGCCATTATTGTTCGTCCTGGGCAGACCTTATCCACTGTCTGGTACAACTGTCCTTAG